A genomic segment from Lignipirellula cremea encodes:
- a CDS encoding type IV pilus modification PilV family protein, with translation MPNGILSTRTSNRQRRGGFTLVEAMTALTVASMAGAMILLAVETSVQTTHYAMEETIAMGMAKQLVDEVLGCRYTAPGGDPYQYPFSANSYEKGGNGRERFNDTDDFVDIETIGAKDIWNQPLGDSDNQGGLRPAAFRAPENFFADWKQEIDVYYVDNDDLSQRLPAGWTSDHRAVEAIISRKLPNGEYQELARLRRVFAYVPH, from the coding sequence ATGCCGAACGGGATTCTTTCTACGCGGACAAGCAATCGCCAGCGTCGCGGCGGCTTTACCCTGGTCGAAGCAATGACGGCGTTGACCGTCGCCTCGATGGCCGGCGCCATGATCCTGCTGGCCGTCGAAACCTCAGTGCAAACAACCCACTACGCCATGGAAGAAACCATCGCGATGGGAATGGCGAAGCAGCTGGTCGATGAAGTGCTGGGATGTCGCTATACGGCCCCGGGCGGCGATCCCTACCAGTACCCGTTCTCCGCCAACAGTTATGAGAAGGGCGGCAATGGCCGCGAACGATTCAACGACACCGACGACTTCGTCGACATTGAAACGATCGGCGCCAAAGATATCTGGAACCAGCCCCTGGGAGACAGCGACAACCAGGGCGGCCTGCGGCCCGCCGCGTTCCGCGCGCCGGAGAACTTCTTCGCCGACTGGAAACAGGAGATCGACGTCTATTACGTGGACAACGATGACCTTTCCCAGCGACTTCCGGCTGGCTGGACAAGCGACCATCGCGCGGTGGAGGCGATCATCTCACGCAAGCTGCCGAACGGAGAATATCAGGAACTGGCCCGACTGCGGCGGGTGTTTGCTTATGTGCCCCATTAA
- a CDS encoding prepilin-type N-terminal cleavage/methylation domain-containing protein, with amino-acid sequence MCPIKTNVNTVPAGSRSTTRPVGSLRRGLSLLELLLATAIMSLIALGVSAMAGTVRIAGEYAHSRSQAVQHGRVASNQIEQAVAHAKCCEAFPGCLAVDTYVSGVSYPDALVVWLPEGAAADPEAPRMNEMLLFTWHPNNPQVLVRIRNRSDSRNAPHASNLAQWRQEVASLRSSNAAERIEMTTLLFAAPAGTGSDRGAVRFQVRLLPSADEWTSYQAGSLAWEDLSWAQDIYSSRTGLRQIWCHFEMQLLVEDVPGEDSHVPFFGSAAIYTLLEK; translated from the coding sequence ATGTGCCCCATTAAAACCAACGTCAACACCGTGCCGGCCGGCTCCCGGTCGACGACGCGGCCCGTCGGTTCGCTCCGGCGCGGACTTTCGTTGCTGGAACTCTTGCTGGCGACCGCCATTATGTCGCTGATCGCGCTGGGCGTCAGTGCGATGGCCGGCACGGTACGCATCGCGGGCGAATACGCGCACTCCCGCAGCCAGGCCGTGCAGCATGGCCGGGTGGCGTCGAACCAGATTGAACAGGCCGTCGCCCACGCCAAGTGCTGCGAAGCCTTTCCGGGCTGCCTGGCGGTCGACACGTACGTCAGCGGCGTTTCCTATCCCGATGCGCTGGTGGTCTGGCTGCCGGAGGGCGCCGCCGCCGATCCGGAGGCGCCGCGCATGAACGAGATGCTGCTGTTCACCTGGCATCCGAATAATCCCCAGGTCCTGGTGCGGATCCGCAACCGGTCCGATTCGCGCAACGCCCCCCACGCCAGCAACCTGGCGCAGTGGCGGCAAGAGGTCGCTTCGCTCCGCAGCAGTAATGCGGCCGAACGGATCGAAATGACCACGCTGCTCTTCGCCGCCCCCGCCGGCACAGGCAGCGATCGCGGCGCCGTGCGGTTCCAGGTGCGTCTGCTTCCGTCCGCCGACGAATGGACCTCCTACCAGGCCGGCAGCCTCGCCTGGGAGGACCTGTCCTGGGCGCAAGACATTTACTCCTCACGCACCGGTCTGCGCCAGATCTGGTGCCACTTTGAAATGCAACTGCTGGTCGAGGACGTCCCCGGCGAAGACAGCCATGTGCCGTTTTTCGGTTCGGCCGCCATTTACACCCTGCTAGAAAAGTAA
- a CDS encoding pilus assembly FimT family protein has protein sequence MNRQRPPDRVNLLVPARDMPCLACPPAARQGYTLVELMIVIALLSILTSMVLPQFQPSVHEQITAVAQIVADDLAYCRTLAVMNSSEYSLAFDQATNSYTLTHAGSNPQLRILPSGPFGRETNPSHQRIAQLDDLPSLGPRVVIVGIETEGSPVAASGSLTFGPLGSVSGGRDITIWLSAGAGSARRYIPLIIPDVSGLIEIGDTQKQAP, from the coding sequence ATGAACCGCCAGCGACCGCCCGACCGCGTTAATCTTCTGGTTCCTGCCAGGGACATGCCTTGCCTGGCATGTCCGCCGGCGGCGCGCCAAGGGTATACGCTGGTGGAGCTGATGATTGTCATCGCCCTGCTGAGCATTCTCACCAGCATGGTGCTGCCCCAGTTCCAGCCTTCGGTGCATGAGCAGATTACGGCCGTCGCCCAGATTGTGGCCGACGACCTGGCTTATTGCCGCACGCTCGCGGTAATGAACAGCAGCGAGTATTCCCTCGCCTTTGACCAGGCGACCAATAGCTACACCTTGACCCATGCCGGGTCGAACCCGCAACTGCGGATCCTGCCCTCCGGTCCTTTTGGACGGGAGACTAACCCCTCCCATCAGCGCATTGCCCAGCTCGACGACTTGCCGAGCCTGGGGCCGCGTGTTGTCATCGTCGGCATCGAAACTGAAGGCAGCCCTGTGGCCGCCAGCGGCAGCTTGACCTTTGGTCCGTTGGGATCGGTTTCCGGCGGCCGCGATATCACGATCTGGCTTAGCGCCGGCGCCGGTTCCGCCAGGCGATACATCCCCCTGATCATTCCCGACGTTTCCGGCCTGATTGAAATCGGCGACACCCAGAAACAGGCGCCCTGA
- the pilM gene encoding type IV pilus assembly protein PilM: MIRWLGKKNASPIGIDLGDRSVKLVQFSGDGSRLVESARWDLPPAPAEQPPGSLGQRWTEAIKRALHGRRFQGREAVVCLSNRRLFLQNIRLPKVEDDVLGRLVQQEAASRIPFPIAEAEIRYLAAAEVRQGDAVMREVILMACHRPLLEEMLHAVEGAKLRPVAVDVEPLAMMRASVRQFRRDEDHMQRVMFVHVGLTKTMVVISQGNDVLFIKYIDVGGGQMDRAVARSLGLTLSDAVSLRRHNGDRRSDQQDPELTRGIVEAVREVIDHLGQELSMCIRYHSVTFRGKPIARLLLGGGEASSQLADTLTERLNLKCELSDPFRSLAEGRAPSRPGQWDIAAGLAAKLLP; this comes from the coding sequence ATGATTCGCTGGCTTGGAAAGAAAAACGCCTCGCCGATCGGCATCGATCTGGGCGACCGCAGCGTGAAGCTGGTGCAGTTTTCCGGCGACGGTTCCCGCCTGGTGGAATCCGCGCGCTGGGATCTGCCGCCGGCGCCGGCCGAACAACCGCCCGGTTCGCTCGGCCAGCGCTGGACCGAAGCGATCAAGCGCGCCCTGCATGGGCGTCGGTTCCAGGGTCGCGAAGCGGTGGTCTGTTTGTCCAACCGCCGCCTGTTCCTGCAGAACATTCGTCTTCCCAAAGTGGAAGACGACGTCCTCGGCCGGCTGGTGCAACAGGAAGCGGCCTCGCGCATTCCGTTCCCCATCGCCGAAGCAGAGATCCGCTATCTGGCCGCCGCCGAAGTCCGCCAGGGCGACGCCGTGATGCGCGAAGTTATCCTGATGGCGTGCCATCGCCCGCTGCTGGAAGAAATGCTTCACGCCGTGGAAGGGGCGAAACTCCGCCCGGTCGCAGTCGATGTGGAACCGCTCGCCATGATGCGCGCCAGCGTGCGGCAATTTCGTCGCGACGAGGACCACATGCAACGCGTCATGTTCGTCCATGTCGGTTTGACCAAAACGATGGTCGTCATCTCCCAGGGAAACGACGTACTCTTTATCAAATATATCGATGTCGGCGGCGGCCAGATGGATCGCGCGGTCGCCCGCAGCCTGGGCCTGACCCTCAGCGACGCCGTGTCCCTGAGGCGCCATAACGGCGACCGCCGCAGCGACCAGCAAGACCCGGAACTGACCCGCGGCATTGTCGAAGCGGTCCGCGAAGTCATCGACCACCTTGGCCAGGAACTGTCGATGTGCATTCGCTACCACAGCGTCACTTTCCGCGGCAAACCCATTGCGCGGCTGCTGCTGGGCGGCGGCGAGGCTTCGTCGCAACTGGCGGACACCCTGACCGAACGCTTGAACCTGAAGTGCGAACTCAGCGATCCCTTCCGGAGTCTGGCCGAAGGTCGCGCTCCGTCCCGGCCCGGCCAGTGGGACATTGCCGCCGGGCTTGCCGCCAAACTCCTGCCCTGA
- a CDS encoding PilN domain-containing protein, whose product MNTIDFLPPRYREQTARRKTQLWRVVVLLLFGCAVASAAAGQFLFRRCLQLEMIEADLAHAQAVAKNNEHRALQDALALRQAEADLVAFLQGHWPRTRLLHAVSQVQPKTITFLELRLSRMASPSAARSPAGNRRSKADNRTEKKESAGGSPAERDLRALRDEMQSLPLSITITGITSDGGDLHLFVSQLDQCPFFQEAELRSLEAAPDREQAAGSPALSQFEVRLFVRAPACAVAPAAPAELAAPAEIDNPARQDTLAEIAAPESVASPALLSPVSS is encoded by the coding sequence ATGAACACCATCGACTTCCTGCCGCCTCGCTACCGCGAACAAACCGCTCGCCGCAAAACCCAATTGTGGCGCGTGGTGGTGTTGCTGCTGTTTGGCTGCGCGGTCGCTTCGGCGGCGGCGGGGCAGTTTCTGTTTCGCCGTTGCCTGCAGCTGGAAATGATCGAAGCCGATTTGGCGCACGCCCAGGCTGTCGCCAAGAACAACGAGCACCGCGCCCTGCAGGACGCCCTGGCGCTGCGACAGGCGGAAGCCGACCTGGTCGCTTTCCTGCAAGGGCACTGGCCGCGAACCCGCTTGCTGCACGCAGTGAGCCAGGTCCAGCCGAAAACCATTACCTTCCTGGAACTGCGACTGAGCCGCATGGCCTCGCCTTCGGCCGCCCGCTCGCCGGCGGGAAATCGCCGCAGCAAGGCGGACAATCGGACTGAGAAAAAAGAATCCGCCGGCGGCTCTCCCGCCGAGCGCGACTTGCGGGCCCTGCGCGACGAAATGCAGTCGCTGCCGCTGAGCATTACGATCACTGGCATTACCAGCGACGGCGGCGACCTGCACCTGTTTGTCTCCCAGCTGGATCAATGTCCCTTCTTCCAGGAAGCCGAACTGCGCTCGCTGGAAGCAGCCCCCGACCGAGAACAGGCAGCAGGCAGCCCGGCCCTCTCGCAGTTTGAAGTACGTTTGTTCGTCCGAGCGCCCGCCTGCGCCGTGGCTCCGGCCGCTCCCGCCGAACTTGCCGCTCCCGCCGAGATCGACAACCCGGCCAGGCAAGATACGCTGGCGGAAATTGCTGCTCCTGAATCGGTCGCCTCACCCGCCCTGCTGTCGCCGGTGTCCAGCTGA
- the pilO gene encoding type IV pilus inner membrane component PilO, with product MKTAPLTKRNWIVTCLLAAASVAYLFLVFLPGQSAIRELRAELHQRQQYIVDADRLLCAMEQTRQEMKEAEAYVDQWRESAVDHGALSELFGQMMTQAKDCGVLVTRFDPQPKVAMESIVQAPAVIACEGNYHQVIAFVCALESMPATIWIDEVLLAPASDNATRMRSEVRLRVFADNPEDSN from the coding sequence ATGAAAACAGCCCCCCTGACCAAACGCAACTGGATCGTGACCTGCCTGCTCGCCGCGGCGTCGGTCGCCTATTTGTTCCTCGTCTTCCTGCCGGGTCAAAGTGCGATCCGGGAACTCAGGGCGGAACTCCACCAGCGGCAGCAATACATCGTCGACGCCGACCGTTTGCTTTGCGCCATGGAACAAACGCGGCAGGAAATGAAGGAAGCAGAAGCGTATGTCGATCAATGGCGAGAATCGGCCGTCGACCACGGCGCCTTGTCGGAACTGTTCGGCCAGATGATGACCCAGGCCAAGGATTGCGGCGTGCTGGTCACCCGTTTTGATCCCCAGCCCAAGGTCGCCATGGAAAGCATCGTCCAGGCGCCGGCGGTGATCGCCTGCGAGGGAAACTACCACCAGGTGATTGCCTTTGTTTGCGCCCTGGAGAGCATGCCAGCCACCATCTGGATCGACGAAGTACTGCTGGCGCCAGCAAGCGACAATGCGACCCGAATGCGAAGCGAGGTAAGATTGCGAGTTTTTGCCGATAATCCGGAAGATTCCAATTAG
- a CDS encoding tetratricopeptide repeat protein: protein MLLLLSCSGCAALMKPLNMGKPIDPAKRTEQVLNDFEKQRNHAQLTAAASRFDQGDAPGALSLVEDLLERKPDDPAALSLLADLCMVEGRNEEAIVHRRKLAEASPDDAEQHHQLAMLLESCDRIGEALPHFEKAVQLDPHNTLYRETRDAALENQAVNSASGATASRTAAAGKQD from the coding sequence ATGCTGCTGCTTCTGTCCTGTTCTGGGTGCGCCGCGCTGATGAAGCCGCTGAACATGGGGAAACCGATCGATCCGGCCAAGCGTACGGAGCAGGTGCTCAACGACTTTGAGAAACAGCGGAACCACGCCCAGCTCACGGCGGCCGCTTCCCGTTTTGACCAGGGCGACGCTCCCGGCGCCCTGTCGCTGGTGGAAGATCTGCTGGAGCGGAAGCCCGACGATCCGGCCGCCCTGTCGCTGCTGGCCGATCTGTGCATGGTGGAAGGCCGCAACGAAGAAGCGATTGTGCACCGCCGCAAACTGGCCGAAGCGTCCCCCGACGACGCCGAGCAGCACCACCAGCTGGCGATGCTGCTGGAGTCGTGCGATCGCATCGGGGAAGCCCTGCCGCATTTTGAAAAGGCCGTGCAGCTCGACCCGCACAACACCCTTTATCGCGAAACGCGCGATGCGGCCCTGGAAAACCAGGCCGTGAACTCCGCTTCGGGGGCCACCGCTTCGCGGACCGCCGCCGCGGGAAAACAGGACTAA
- a CDS encoding FHA domain-containing protein, translating to MKAKLIVVGGDAKSAEINLKLPTVVGRGREASLTLPHPLVSRQHCEISENEGRLVVRDMGSLNGTFVNNQKIEEATFLPAGDLLTIGTVTFRAAYADPAQDSEVDANGIEGTIGPAEKTSGPSLATGDADGQKQIDAAIDQTVAEAYSDDTIDAKDFEEDGMEMTDEDWAEEFIIEEDDD from the coding sequence ATGAAAGCCAAGCTCATTGTCGTGGGCGGCGACGCGAAATCGGCCGAGATCAATCTCAAACTGCCTACTGTGGTGGGACGCGGTCGCGAGGCCAGCTTGACCTTGCCGCACCCCTTGGTTAGCCGCCAGCATTGCGAAATTTCCGAAAATGAAGGACGCCTGGTCGTACGCGATATGGGGTCGCTCAACGGCACGTTCGTGAACAACCAGAAAATCGAAGAAGCGACCTTTCTGCCCGCCGGCGATCTGCTCACCATTGGCACAGTTACTTTCCGGGCCGCCTATGCCGACCCGGCCCAGGATAGCGAAGTCGACGCGAACGGCATTGAGGGAACGATCGGGCCCGCCGAGAAAACGTCTGGTCCGTCCCTCGCCACCGGCGACGCCGACGGCCAGAAGCAGATCGACGCCGCCATTGATCAGACCGTGGCCGAAGCCTACAGCGACGACACGATCGACGCCAAGGACTTCGAAGAAGACGGCATGGAAATGACCGACGAAGACTGGGCCGAAGAGTTCATCATCGAAGAAGACGACGACTAG
- a CDS encoding GNAT family N-acetyltransferase — protein MDPRKRYLKGDGPIASPIEIHPFQVDDAPALRSIYWEARRATFSWVEPTSLALEDFDRDTQGERIWVAVCNSQTVGFLSVWEAENFIHTLFVHPAHGRRGVGSALLRQCLPQIGRPAALKCSIHNHAALTFYDAHGWQRVEQAIGPDGPYYRLQLE, from the coding sequence GTGGACCCTCGGAAACGATATCTCAAAGGCGACGGGCCCATCGCTTCCCCGATCGAAATCCACCCTTTCCAGGTCGACGACGCGCCTGCGCTGCGATCCATTTACTGGGAAGCCCGCAGGGCGACGTTCAGCTGGGTTGAGCCGACATCGCTGGCCCTGGAAGACTTCGACCGCGATACCCAGGGCGAGCGGATCTGGGTCGCCGTCTGCAATTCCCAGACGGTCGGCTTTCTTTCCGTCTGGGAGGCGGAAAACTTCATTCACACCCTGTTCGTCCATCCGGCCCACGGGCGCCGAGGCGTCGGTTCGGCCCTGCTGCGGCAATGCCTGCCCCAGATCGGCCGGCCTGCCGCCCTCAAGTGCTCGATCCATAACCACGCCGCACTGACGTTCTATGACGCCCATGGCTGGCAGCGGGTCGAACAGGCAATCGGACCCGACGGCCCTTATTACCGGCTGCAGCTGGAATAA
- a CDS encoding SIS domain-containing protein — protein MADFSIFPPPVYSMKPSEPYSRFGLVRDMLATAETIRDFQTDQMLDTAAAIANVTRLLLTGEGSSRIFPAKSAIAHARRNDWPIHVHTEAGLQAQEYKLDDWAVFALSNSGKTAEVIELFRKLADNGHSHLYSLTAFADSKLESLATQGYVLSCGEEGAVAATKSVVEQALFYRALLDNIAGQMGLGGRLQELGHQFLQTLTLEIDPAIIDKIAGAGVVYWAGRNDGVAEELTLKTNEITRKPSDFLEGTYAVHGIEEVMNPSDVVIWIDPYPGSVEKFQKVLVDSIGLTVIAVSSTPTALPTIQIPDLGDLSPFIQMAAGWNILVETGIQLGVDLDKPERARKVGNEYAG, from the coding sequence ATGGCTGATTTTTCCATCTTTCCCCCACCGGTTTACTCCATGAAACCCAGCGAACCTTATTCCCGTTTTGGCCTGGTCCGCGACATGCTTGCGACGGCCGAGACGATTCGTGACTTTCAAACCGATCAAATGCTCGACACCGCGGCGGCCATCGCCAACGTGACCCGTTTGCTGCTGACAGGCGAAGGCTCCAGCCGGATCTTCCCCGCCAAGAGTGCGATCGCCCATGCTCGGCGGAATGACTGGCCGATCCATGTGCATACCGAAGCGGGCCTGCAGGCGCAAGAGTACAAGCTGGACGACTGGGCTGTATTCGCCTTGTCGAATTCCGGCAAGACGGCCGAAGTGATCGAACTGTTCCGCAAGCTGGCGGACAACGGCCATTCGCACCTGTACAGCCTGACGGCGTTCGCCGACAGCAAGCTGGAATCCCTGGCCACCCAGGGATACGTGCTGTCGTGCGGAGAGGAAGGGGCGGTCGCGGCGACCAAGAGCGTCGTCGAACAGGCCCTGTTCTATCGAGCCCTGCTCGACAACATCGCCGGCCAGATGGGGCTGGGCGGTCGCCTGCAGGAGCTGGGGCATCAGTTCCTGCAGACGCTGACGCTGGAGATTGACCCGGCCATCATCGACAAGATCGCCGGCGCCGGCGTGGTCTACTGGGCCGGTCGCAACGATGGCGTCGCCGAGGAGCTGACGCTCAAAACAAACGAGATCACCCGCAAGCCGTCGGACTTTCTCGAAGGCACCTACGCCGTGCATGGCATCGAAGAGGTGATGAACCCCAGCGACGTGGTGATCTGGATTGATCCCTATCCGGGCTCGGTTGAGAAGTTTCAGAAGGTGCTGGTCGACAGCATTGGGTTGACCGTCATCGCGGTCAGCAGCACTCCGACAGCCCTGCCTACGATCCAGATTCCCGACCTGGGCGATCTGTCGCCGTTCATTCAAATGGCGGCCGGCTGGAACATTCTGGTCGAAACAGGCATTCAGCTAGGCGTCGATCTCGACAAGCCCGAACGCGCCCGGAAAGTCGGCAACGAGTACGCGGGCTAA
- a CDS encoding diphosphate--fructose-6-phosphate 1-phosphotransferase, translating to MLKGNAIVGQSGGPTSVINASLAGVVEAAGKSKAIDRVFGMRFAIEGLLNDYLLDLSAEPADIWKKLKTTPSSALGSSRHKLTDDDFAPILKQLQKYDIRYFFMIGGNDTMDTIHRIVEHAGAAGHEMIGVGVSKTVDNDLHGTDHTPGYASAARYVALSVLQSGLLARDMQRVDQFAIFQTVGRSAGWLPAAAACAKRSAADAPHIILLPERPFDRAAFLAEVARCQKKYGFVSIVCGEGITNPDGSPVSASETTDKFSNVEFGAMGGTSAAMMLHKMISDEFGWRGEFQVTESLQMCAADRAVKLDIDEAYGCGKQAVKLAEQGTSGVMVTLTRESKRNEPYRSGFGQISLAEAANAERPMPDKFIRSDGMFVTKAFLEYAAPLVGDLPDYVNLTIKKASAKARS from the coding sequence ATGCTGAAGGGAAACGCGATTGTGGGACAGTCGGGCGGACCGACCTCCGTCATCAACGCTTCTTTAGCTGGCGTCGTGGAAGCGGCCGGCAAGTCCAAGGCCATAGATCGTGTGTTCGGCATGCGCTTCGCCATTGAGGGCTTGCTGAACGACTATCTGCTCGACTTGTCGGCCGAACCGGCGGACATCTGGAAAAAGCTGAAGACCACGCCCAGCAGCGCGCTCGGATCCAGCCGGCATAAATTGACCGACGACGACTTTGCGCCGATTCTGAAGCAGCTGCAGAAGTACGACATTCGCTACTTCTTTATGATCGGCGGCAACGACACGATGGATACGATACATCGCATCGTGGAACATGCCGGCGCCGCTGGGCACGAGATGATCGGCGTCGGCGTTTCCAAAACGGTCGACAACGACCTGCACGGCACCGACCACACGCCCGGCTATGCGAGCGCCGCCCGGTATGTGGCCCTGAGCGTGCTGCAAAGCGGCCTGCTGGCTCGTGATATGCAAAGGGTGGATCAGTTCGCCATTTTTCAGACGGTCGGCCGTAGTGCGGGCTGGTTGCCGGCGGCGGCCGCCTGCGCCAAACGTTCGGCGGCTGACGCCCCGCATATCATTCTGCTGCCGGAACGGCCTTTCGATCGGGCCGCGTTCCTGGCCGAAGTCGCCCGTTGCCAGAAGAAGTATGGCTTTGTCTCCATCGTTTGCGGCGAAGGCATTACCAACCCGGACGGTTCGCCTGTGAGTGCGTCGGAGACGACCGACAAGTTCTCCAACGTGGAGTTTGGCGCCATGGGCGGCACCAGTGCTGCGATGATGCTGCACAAAATGATCTCGGACGAATTTGGCTGGCGGGGCGAGTTCCAGGTGACCGAGTCCCTGCAGATGTGCGCCGCCGATCGGGCCGTGAAACTTGATATCGACGAGGCCTATGGATGCGGCAAACAGGCCGTCAAGCTGGCTGAGCAGGGAACCTCGGGCGTGATGGTGACGCTCACGCGAGAATCGAAGCGGAACGAACCGTACCGCAGCGGCTTTGGCCAGATCTCCCTCGCGGAAGCAGCCAACGCCGAGCGTCCCATGCCGGACAAATTCATCCGTAGCGACGGCATGTTCGTCACCAAGGCGTTCCTGGAATACGCCGCGCCGCTGGTGGGCGACCTGCCTGACTATGTGAACCTGACGATCAAAAAAGCCTCCGCCAAAGCCCGCAGTTAG
- a CDS encoding glutamine amidotransferase, with the protein MPSILYCGDTSLLSAAGYLAGLMTKAGWPFDYLASDQPPGDSLETPRSLIILSDYPAAQMPDAVQQQLLKQVANGAGLLMCGGWESFHGHGGNWDSRPLTEALPVQMFDFDDRCNCDHPVVLEAEEAQLDHPILQGLPWDERPPLIGGYNRVQVKPEAELLLAARHYYFTRSEGRLLLKRRQSSPLLVVGAYGDGRTAALMTDPAPHWVGPLIDWGDQRVRAQAEGAEVVEVGDLYAQFLQQLLAWTGRIN; encoded by the coding sequence ATGCCATCGATTCTTTATTGCGGCGACACCAGCCTCCTCTCCGCCGCCGGCTACCTGGCCGGTCTCATGACAAAAGCGGGCTGGCCGTTTGATTACCTGGCCAGCGACCAGCCGCCAGGCGACTCGCTGGAAACGCCCCGGTCGCTCATTATTCTAAGCGATTACCCGGCGGCTCAAATGCCCGACGCAGTCCAGCAACAACTGCTAAAACAGGTGGCCAATGGCGCCGGACTGCTCATGTGCGGCGGCTGGGAATCATTCCACGGCCACGGCGGAAACTGGGATTCCCGCCCCCTCACCGAGGCGTTGCCCGTCCAGATGTTCGACTTTGACGATCGCTGCAACTGCGACCATCCGGTGGTGCTGGAGGCCGAAGAGGCTCAGCTGGATCACCCCATTCTGCAGGGCTTGCCGTGGGACGAACGCCCGCCGCTGATCGGCGGCTACAACCGCGTGCAGGTCAAACCGGAGGCCGAACTACTCCTGGCGGCCCGGCATTACTACTTCACTCGCAGCGAAGGCCGGCTGCTGCTGAAACGCAGGCAAAGCAGTCCCCTGCTGGTGGTCGGCGCTTACGGAGACGGACGAACGGCCGCCCTGATGACCGACCCGGCGCCGCACTGGGTCGGGCCGCTGATCGACTGGGGCGACCAGCGAGTCCGAGCGCAGGCCGAGGGGGCCGAAGTGGTCGAAGTCGGCGATCTCTACGCCCAGTTCCTGCAGCAGTTACTCGCCTGGACCGGCAGAATCAACTGA
- a CDS encoding elongation factor P produces the protein MQAKEIKTGTIVVYHGAPVIIEGIMVQSPSARGAATLYKFRGRNLVTKQKTDITLKGTESLDMADFTKREVKLMYVDPTDMHLLDQIDFNQYTLPLEDVAEESPYITEELEGIYALIYNDECVGVQVPSTVELTVTECDPGVKGNSATGRTKPATLETGLVVQVPEYLQQGERVKVDTRTGAYLSRA, from the coding sequence ATGCAAGCCAAAGAAATTAAAACGGGTACGATCGTTGTCTATCACGGCGCCCCCGTGATCATTGAGGGAATCATGGTGCAGTCCCCTTCCGCCCGGGGAGCCGCCACGCTGTATAAATTCCGCGGTCGCAATCTGGTGACCAAGCAGAAGACCGACATCACCCTGAAAGGGACCGAGTCGCTCGACATGGCCGACTTCACCAAACGGGAGGTGAAGCTCATGTACGTCGATCCGACCGACATGCATCTGCTCGACCAGATTGACTTCAACCAGTACACTCTGCCGCTGGAAGACGTCGCCGAAGAGTCACCCTACATTACCGAAGAACTCGAAGGCATCTACGCGCTGATCTACAACGACGAATGCGTCGGCGTGCAGGTCCCGTCGACCGTAGAATTAACGGTCACGGAATGCGATCCGGGCGTCAAAGGGAACTCGGCCACTGGCCGCACCAAGCCGGCCACCCTGGAAACAGGTCTGGTGGTGCAAGTGCCCGAATACCTGCAGCAAGGCGAGCGGGTTAAAGTCGACACCCGCACCGGGGCGTATCTGTCCCGGGCGTAG
- the surE gene encoding 5'/3'-nucleotidase SurE yields the protein MQILLTNDDGIYAPGLAALERELQQLGDVCVVAPATEQSGVAHSITFLSPLICKEIYDGDRKRGWAVEGSPADCVKIGVFEFLPKPPDLVVSGINGGLNAGINVLYSGTVAAAIEGAFFGFNSIAVSLEYNEHAQFDRAAVMARGVIEQILAHKTAEPQLYNLNIPTAAIAEPKGMVVAPMGVARYGEHFIKRTDPRGRSYYWATNDPPPQPTSEQTDLTALAAGYVTLTPLQFDMTKSSLLTEMQQWNLQLPD from the coding sequence GTGCAAATTTTGCTCACCAACGACGACGGAATTTACGCCCCTGGACTGGCGGCCTTAGAACGCGAACTGCAGCAGTTGGGCGACGTTTGCGTCGTTGCGCCGGCGACCGAGCAAAGCGGAGTCGCTCATTCCATTACGTTTCTCAGCCCTTTGATCTGTAAAGAGATTTACGACGGCGACCGGAAACGCGGCTGGGCCGTCGAAGGCAGTCCGGCCGACTGCGTGAAGATTGGCGTCTTTGAATTCCTGCCCAAACCGCCGGACCTGGTGGTCAGCGGGATCAACGGCGGCCTGAACGCCGGCATCAATGTGCTCTATTCGGGCACAGTCGCCGCCGCAATCGAAGGCGCTTTTTTTGGATTCAACAGTATTGCCGTGTCGCTCGAATACAACGAACACGCCCAGTTTGACCGGGCCGCCGTCATGGCCCGCGGGGTAATCGAACAGATCCTCGCCCATAAAACGGCCGAGCCGCAACTGTACAACCTGAACATTCCGACCGCCGCCATCGCCGAACCCAAAGGCATGGTCGTGGCGCCGATGGGCGTCGCCCGCTACGGCGAGCACTTTATCAAACGCACCGATCCCCGCGGCCGCAGCTATTACTGGGCGACCAACGATCCGCCGCCCCAGCCGACCAGCGAACAGACCGATTTGACCGCACTGGCCGCAGGCTACGTCACCCTGACGCCGTTGCAGTTCGACATGACGAAGTCTTCCCTTCTCACGGAGATGCAGCAATGGAATTTGCAGTTACCCGACTAA